The genomic DNA ATGAAGTGGCCCCTGGGCGCGTCGAGACGGTTGTGGCTCATGACGTCTCTCCCGGCGCCTCAGCGGGTGGGGGCGCGCTGAAGTCGACACGGTCCTTGTAGATGTCGCTGGCCGGATAAGTCTTCAGGATGTCATCGGTGCGGGTGTCGCGCTCGGCAATGAACCAGTAGGCGGTCGGCGTGTGATACCACCACTCGCGCACGATGCCCGCCGTGTTGTTTTCCAGATAGACGTAGTCGATCCAGGTGTCTTCGCCGCAATCGGGCGCGGGCAGTTCTTCCACCTCGCCGCCATAGGCGAACTCGGAGATATTGCGCGGCCCGTTGAGCGGGCAAGGCATGACTTTCATGGTCTTGGTCTCTCAGTGGCCGACGCTGGCGGCGCCCTTTTCGCCGACCAGCTTGAAGTCGTGATAACGCTGCAGCGCGAAGGGCGCGATGATGTCGGGCACGCGTCCGGTCGCCAGCATCTCGGCGTTGCGCTTGCCGCACACCGGCGTCGCCTTAAAGCCCCAGGTGCCCCAACCGGCGTCGATGTAATAGTTGTCGACCGGCGTCTCGCCCATGATCGGCGCGAAGTCCGGCGTCATGTCGGTCATGCCGGCCCATTGGCGCAGCAGCTTGACCTCGCCGATGAAAGGCAGGAGCTCCAGCATGTGCATCATGAGCCCCTCCTTGAAGTCGAGCGTGCTGCGCGTTTGATAGACGCCATAGGGATCGGTCGATCCGCCCATCACCAGTTCGCCGCGCGCGGACTGCGAGACATAGACGTGCAGGCTGCCGGAGACGACGATGGCGTCCAGGAACGGCTTGAGGGGTTGGCTGACACAGGCCTGAAGCGGCACGGTTTTGATCGGCAGCTTGAAGCCCGCCATCTTGGCGACCTCGCCCGACATGCCTGCGACCGCCTGCAGCACCTTGCCCGCCTTGATCGTGCCGCGCGTCGTCTTGACGCCGGTGATTTTCGGGGCTGAGCCGTTGGCCGGCGTGATGTCGAAGCCCGTCACTTCTGTGTTTTGGTGAATCTCGACGCCGCGCTTGGCCGCGCCGACACCGTAACCCCAGGCGACGGCATCATGGCGCGCAATGGCGCCGGGCTCGTGATAGAGCGCGCCCAGGATCGGGTAACGCACGTCTTCGGAATAGTTGAGCTGCGGCACCATCTTCCGAAGCTCGTCGCGCAGCACGAGTTCGGAGTTGATGCCGAAGTGTTTGTTGACCTCGGCACGCCAGCGCATGGTGCGCAGCGCCCCATCGGTATGGGCCAGCGTGTAGTGGCCGCGCTTCGAATACATGAGGTTCATGTCGAAGTCGTTGGCCAGGTCCTGATAGAGGTTGACCGATTCGTCGTAGAACTTGACGCCCTCGGGCGTCAGATAGTTCGAGCGGATGATCGTCGTGTTACGGCCGGTATTGCCGCCGCCGATATAGCCCTTGTCCAGCACCGCGACATTGGTGATGCCATGGTCGCGGGCCAGATAGTATGCGGTGGCAAGACCGTGGCCGCCGCCGCCGACAATGACGATATCGTAGCTGTCTTTCAGATCGGTCGCCGGCGGCAGAACGCGCGGCACCGGATGACCTCTACTGAGACCGAATTTGAGCAGTCCGAACGGCATGGAAGTCCCTCGCCTGGCTTTGGCGCAAGCTAGATCAGGCCCGCGCGCGAGTCCACGTCTTCTATACCGCTTTACACCGATTCCGGACCATTTCAAGCCAATTAAGACCAGTCGGGACACTTTCCGTGGTTGCTCTTCTAGGCAGCCCGGTCCGCCATGAGATCCTGGGCGGCGGCATCGAAGATGGCGTGGTCGCCGAGCGCCGAGGCCAACAGCATTGCGCCCTGCAGTGTCCCGACAATGTGGATCGCCCGGCTCTGCCGCTCGTCCGCCGGCATGCTCGCGGGCATGGCATTGACCAACCATCCGATGTTCGCCTCAAAAAAGGCGGCGACCGCTTTGGCGAGCGCCGACGGAAGGCCACGGCTTTCCACGCCCAGCATGACACAGAGACAAATGCGGTCGCTGCCGACCAGGGCCTGGCGGTAAAGCGCGACGAACGCACCCAGTCGCTCCTCGGGCGTTTCAGCCCGCGATGTCAGCTTTTCCAGCGCGCTAAAGAACCGCTCGCGATAGCGCTCGACCAGCGCCAGCCCGAGATCCTCCTTCTGGCGGAAATAGTAGTGCACGCTTGAGCTCTTGATGCCGATCTCGTCCGCCAGCTCGCGAAAACTGACGGCGTGATAGCCGCGCAGGCGGATGTCGCTTTCGGCGGCATCCAGCAGGGTTTCCAGGGTTTGGCTCATCGTTGACTCACTTACTTCCGCATCTATCGATAGATAGGCTTGACAGGGTCGGAGGTCCATGACAAATCTACCTACCTAGTGATAGATAGATGGAGGTTTCGATGAAGGTTTACGACTACGAAGGATTCCCGAACCCCGCCCGGGTTCGCATGGCGATCGCCGAGAAGGGCCTGGGCGATCAGGTCGAGTTCATTTCCGTCGACGTGCCGAACGGCGAACACAAGAAACCAGCGTTTCTGGCCAAGAACCCCGCCGGCGCCGTGCCGGTGCTGGAGCTGGACGATGGCGTCACGATCGCCGAATGCTCGGCGATCACGGAGTATCTGGATCACGCAGCGGGCGAGCCAACCTTGACCGGCCGCACGCCCAAGGAACGCGCCGTCATCCATATGATGCAGCGGCGAGCCGAGGCTGGTCTGCTGGACGCGGTCGGTGCCTACTTCCACCTCGCCACACCGGGTCTTGGCCCCGACATCGAGACCTACCAGTGTGCGGAGTGGGGCAACCATCAGCGCGAGCGCGCGGTGGCGGGCATGCGCTATCTAGACGGCGTGCTGGCTGATCAACCCTATCTCGCGGGCGATGATTTTTCGGTCGCCGATATCACGGCCTTTGCCGGCTTGGCGTTCGCGGACTTTGCCAAGGTCGGCGTGCCCGAGGACTGCACGAACCTGAAGGACTGGCGCGAGCGGGTCGCGCAGCGGCCGAGCGCTGGCAGCTAAGTCCAGGCCATGCAGGTCAACGCGAACTTTCGCGAACGTGTCGCCGTCCATGCCGCTGCCATGCCATGGACGGCCTCACCCATGCCCGGCGTCGAGCGGCGCATGCTCGACCGGTTGGGCGATGAGGTCGCCCGCGCGACGACGATCGTACGCTATGCGCCCGACAGCAGCTTCTCGCCGCACGTACACACGGGCGGCGAGGAGTTTCTGGTACTCGACGGTGTCTTCCAGGACGAGCACGGCGACTTTCCCGCCGGCAGTTATGTGCGCAATCCCCCGCAATCCTCGCACACGCCGGGATCGGCGCCGGGCTGCACCATCTTCGTCAAACTCTGGCAGTTCGATCCGGCCGACCGCCGCCACGTCAACATTGATACCAACGACGCGATCTATGCGTCAGCTGACGGCAGATCCGGCGTCAACGCATTGCCGCTCTATCGCGACGACCGCGAAGACGTCTCGATGGAACGATGGCAGGTCGGCGCCTTGATCGACCTCGACGCGCCGGGCGGTCTGGAAGCCCTCGTGCTCGACGGATCTTTCATCGAAAGCGGTGAAACCTTCGAGCGGATGTCGTGGCTCCGTCTACCGCCAGGCGGTGGCGATCAGGCACTCGCGGGGCCGCAGGGCGCGCATGTCTGGATAAAGCGTGGCCATCTGGCGGTGCCACCGGTCGCGCCCGCTGTTACCTGATCGCCGGCCCGGCGCTCACGGTTTGCGCGCCGAGGCGACGCTCCAATACCCGAAGGTCCGTGTCGTCTCGGCATCAACGAAGCCCTCCTGGGTCAGGATGGCCGCGAGCTCCGCGCCCGAACGCTGCCTGCCTTCGGTCCACGCGAGCATGACCACGTTGAGCGCCGCGGCGCAGAACGGCCCGGTCTTGTCGTCGTCGAAGATCACCTCGTGGATCATAATCCGACCGCCGGGTTCGAGCGCGGCAAAGCTCTTGGCGGCCAGCTCCCGGCACGTCTCATCCGTCCAGTCGTGGAAGATGTCGCCGTAGAAATGCAGGTCGCCCGCCGGCAGATCGTCAGTGAAAAAGTCACCGATCTCCGTCGTTACGCGGTCGCTGAGGCCATAGGCGGCGATCTGCTCCTGGGCGACGTCGGCCACGTTGGGTCGTTCGAACACGACGGCCTTCAGGTCGGGCCAGCGCAGCGCCGCACCGATGGCATGGGCGCCCGAACCGCCGCCGATATCAATCATCTTGCGCACACCCGAAAGGTCGAACTTCTCCGGCCACGCCATGCCCGGCGCGATCGAATGGCCGTGCATCATCATGGTGAAGGTGCGCGCCTGTGCGGCCTGTTCTTCGTGTGTCTGGAACAGCTCGCCGCCGTCATAGATCTGGGTGCGGTTCTCCAGGATTGACCGTTTGACGGAAGCGTATGAAGTGAGCTCCGGTTGGGCGAACGTCGCCTCGCGCAGGAAGTCGCCCATATAGAGCGGCGTTCCCGGCACCAGGTAATCCTCGGCGATATCGGTCAGGTGGTAGGTATCGCCGCGTTTCTCCAGAAACCCCAACGTGGTCTGCACTGTCAGAAGTGCTTCGGCGGCGCGCGGGTCCAGATCGAATGCCTTGGCGACGTCGCTCAAGGACATGGGCGTCTCGGCCAATCGCGCGAACAGGCCGAGATCAAGGCCGACCAGAAAGGCCTGACCGCCGAAGAGCCCCATTTGAATGTCGAGCAGGCGGCTATCGTCGACGCGCGGTCGCTTGGCCTCGGGTTTTGCAGGTTCGGTCATCGTCACTCCCTGTGCTCACGGATCGCGGATGGTCTGGTGGCTGGACCGCTGCGAAGGTTACCAGTAACAGTTGGATGAGCGCACATGCCGCGTCGCACGGGCGCGCCATCAAGGGAGCCGTCATGGAGATCGTTCCGGTCAGCCATCACCGCTGCAAGCTGGGCGAAGGTCCGGTGTGGGACGTCGCCGACCAGATGCTGTTCTGGGTCGACGGCCTGGCGCCTGCGCTGTTCCGCCATGATCCGGCCAGCGGTGCCACCGATCGCTGGGCGCTGCCGGCACGCACCGTCGGCAGTCTCGCCGTGCGCGCCAACGGCGGCGTGGTCCTGGCCATGGAGCAGGGCTTCTACAGCTTCGACCTGGATTCCTGGACCGCGACGACGCTGAGCGAGCCCATGGCCGGACAAGCCGACGTCCGACTGAACGACGGCAAGGTCGATCGCATGGGACGCTTCCTCGCCGGCGGCATGAACCGGGACTATGTCGGCGATACCGATCCGAAGGGCGTGCTCTATCGGCTCGATCATGACGGGGGTGTCAC from Pseudomonadota bacterium includes the following:
- a CDS encoding sarcosine oxidase subunit delta, translating into MKVMPCPLNGPRNISEFAYGGEVEELPAPDCGEDTWIDYVYLENNTAGIVREWWYHTPTAYWFIAERDTRTDDILKTYPASDIYKDRVDFSAPPPAEAPGETS
- a CDS encoding FAD-dependent oxidoreductase; this translates as MPFGLLKFGLSRGHPVPRVLPPATDLKDSYDIVIVGGGGHGLATAYYLARDHGITNVAVLDKGYIGGGNTGRNTTIIRSNYLTPEGVKFYDESVNLYQDLANDFDMNLMYSKRGHYTLAHTDGALRTMRWRAEVNKHFGINSELVLRDELRKMVPQLNYSEDVRYPILGALYHEPGAIARHDAVAWGYGVGAAKRGVEIHQNTEVTGFDITPANGSAPKITGVKTTRGTIKAGKVLQAVAGMSGEVAKMAGFKLPIKTVPLQACVSQPLKPFLDAIVVSGSLHVYVSQSARGELVMGGSTDPYGVYQTRSTLDFKEGLMMHMLELLPFIGEVKLLRQWAGMTDMTPDFAPIMGETPVDNYYIDAGWGTWGFKATPVCGKRNAEMLATGRVPDIIAPFALQRYHDFKLVGEKGAASVGH
- a CDS encoding TetR/AcrR family transcriptional regulator, whose amino-acid sequence is MSQTLETLLDAAESDIRLRGYHAVSFRELADEIGIKSSSVHYYFRQKEDLGLALVERYRERFFSALEKLTSRAETPEERLGAFVALYRQALVGSDRICLCVMLGVESRGLPSALAKAVAAFFEANIGWLVNAMPASMPADERQSRAIHIVGTLQGAMLLASALGDHAIFDAAAQDLMADRAA
- a CDS encoding glutathione S-transferase produces the protein MKVYDYEGFPNPARVRMAIAEKGLGDQVEFISVDVPNGEHKKPAFLAKNPAGAVPVLELDDGVTIAECSAITEYLDHAAGEPTLTGRTPKERAVIHMMQRRAEAGLLDAVGAYFHLATPGLGPDIETYQCAEWGNHQRERAVAGMRYLDGVLADQPYLAGDDFSVADITAFAGLAFADFAKVGVPEDCTNLKDWRERVAQRPSAGS
- a CDS encoding cupin domain-containing protein is translated as MQVNANFRERVAVHAAAMPWTASPMPGVERRMLDRLGDEVARATTIVRYAPDSSFSPHVHTGGEEFLVLDGVFQDEHGDFPAGSYVRNPPQSSHTPGSAPGCTIFVKLWQFDPADRRHVNIDTNDAIYASADGRSGVNALPLYRDDREDVSMERWQVGALIDLDAPGGLEALVLDGSFIESGETFERMSWLRLPPGGGDQALAGPQGAHVWIKRGHLAVPPVAPAVT
- a CDS encoding methyltransferase, which codes for MTEPAKPEAKRPRVDDSRLLDIQMGLFGGQAFLVGLDLGLFARLAETPMSLSDVAKAFDLDPRAAEALLTVQTTLGFLEKRGDTYHLTDIAEDYLVPGTPLYMGDFLREATFAQPELTSYASVKRSILENRTQIYDGGELFQTHEEQAAQARTFTMMMHGHSIAPGMAWPEKFDLSGVRKMIDIGGGSGAHAIGAALRWPDLKAVVFERPNVADVAQEQIAAYGLSDRVTTEIGDFFTDDLPAGDLHFYGDIFHDWTDETCRELAAKSFAALEPGGRIMIHEVIFDDDKTGPFCAAALNVVMLAWTEGRQRSGAELAAILTQEGFVDAETTRTFGYWSVASARKP